In Cyanobium sp. AMD-g, one genomic interval encodes:
- the murF gene encoding UDP-N-acetylmuramoyl-tripeptide--D-alanyl-D-alanine ligase, producing MPLSFESLRQLWGEPLMAPGSSAPEGFAGVSTDSRGDLAGALFVPLVGERFDGHRFLAEALAAGAVAALVQKDRLAENVLAELVASGGGPFWLVEDTLVAYQQLALLWRRRLGLPVVAVTGSAGKTTTRELIKAALASLGPVVASSGNENNDVGAPLTLLKASETTAALVVEMGMRGLGEIDRLSRCAAPDLAVITNIGTAHIGRLGSREAIGQAKCEITAGLGPDGVLVIPAGDPLLELSLARVWGGRVVRVALEDERAGFPAGTPAPDLVGRLEAECLSLVGGPSLRLPLEGRHNARNLLLAVAVAQELGVTATALVDLAVELPGGRSRRWNLGRVELLDETYNASPEAVLAALELLAATSTAAGGHRFAVLGTMLELGERSLELHGQVAARARELGLDGLLIVASGEEAQAMEAAAAGLPRLQRVASPEAAAAVLLDWLQPGDRVLLKASRGVALERAIPLLEAGLAPST from the coding sequence ATGCCGCTGTCGTTCGAGTCCTTGCGCCAGCTGTGGGGTGAGCCCCTGATGGCCCCCGGAAGCAGCGCCCCGGAAGGCTTCGCCGGCGTGAGCACCGACAGCCGCGGCGACCTGGCCGGCGCCCTGTTCGTGCCCCTGGTGGGGGAACGCTTTGACGGACACCGCTTCCTGGCTGAGGCCCTCGCCGCCGGGGCGGTGGCGGCGCTGGTGCAGAAGGACCGCCTGGCCGAAAACGTCCTGGCAGAGCTGGTGGCCAGCGGCGGCGGCCCCTTCTGGCTGGTGGAGGACACCCTGGTGGCCTACCAGCAGCTGGCCCTGCTGTGGCGCCGACGGCTTGGGCTGCCGGTGGTGGCGGTGACCGGCTCGGCGGGCAAAACCACGACCCGGGAACTGATCAAGGCGGCCCTGGCCTCCCTGGGGCCGGTGGTGGCCAGCAGCGGCAACGAAAACAACGACGTGGGGGCGCCCCTCACCCTGCTGAAGGCCAGCGAGACCACGGCGGCCCTGGTGGTGGAAATGGGCATGCGGGGCCTGGGGGAGATCGATCGCCTCAGCCGCTGCGCCGCACCGGACCTGGCCGTGATCACCAACATCGGCACCGCCCACATCGGCCGCCTGGGCAGCCGCGAGGCGATCGGCCAGGCCAAGTGCGAGATCACCGCCGGCCTGGGGCCGGACGGGGTGCTGGTGATTCCGGCCGGGGATCCCCTGCTGGAGCTCTCCCTGGCCAGGGTCTGGGGGGGCCGGGTGGTGCGGGTCGCCCTGGAGGACGAGCGGGCGGGGTTCCCGGCTGGAACGCCGGCGCCGGACCTGGTGGGGCGGCTGGAGGCTGAATGCCTCAGCCTGGTGGGCGGGCCGAGCCTGCGGCTGCCCCTGGAGGGGCGCCACAACGCCCGCAACCTGCTGCTGGCGGTGGCGGTGGCCCAGGAGCTGGGTGTGACGGCTACCGCCCTGGTCGATCTGGCGGTGGAGCTGCCGGGGGGGCGCTCCCGACGCTGGAACCTGGGCAGGGTGGAGCTGCTCGATGAGACCTACAACGCCTCACCGGAGGCGGTGCTGGCGGCCCTGGAGCTGCTCGCCGCCACCAGCACCGCAGCGGGGGGCCATCGCTTTGCGGTGCTGGGCACGATGCTCGAGCTGGGCGAACGCAGCCTGGAGCTGCATGGGCAGGTGGCGGCCCGGGCCAGGGAGCTGGGGCTGGACGGTCTGCTGATTGTGGCCAGCGGGGAGGAAGCGCAGGCGATGGAAGCGGCCGCCGCCGGGCTGCCACGGCTGCAGCGGGTGGCCTCACCGGAAGCGGCCGCCGCGGTGCTGCTCGACTGGCTGCAGCCGGGGGACCGGGTGCTGCTCAAGGCCAGCCGTGGGGTGGCGCTGGAGCGGGCGATTCCGCTGCTGGAGGCTGGCCTCGCCCCATCCACCTAA
- a CDS encoding YbjQ family protein, which yields MFVYRGLVRGIVVRSPTLVQGVLGGLKQIVGGRIGAYTEMCEQAREQAYEQMIQHARTLGANAIVGTRYDGSEVQGGTAAATEVLCYGTAVVVEPLPSSSGSSA from the coding sequence ATGTTCGTGTACCGGGGCCTGGTGCGCGGCATCGTCGTGCGCTCCCCCACCCTGGTGCAGGGCGTCCTGGGCGGGCTCAAGCAGATCGTGGGCGGCCGGATCGGCGCCTACACCGAGATGTGCGAGCAGGCCAGGGAGCAGGCCTACGAGCAGATGATCCAGCACGCCAGGACCCTGGGTGCCAACGCCATCGTCGGCACCCGCTACGACGGCTCGGAGGTGCAGGGCGGCACCGCCGCCGCCACCGAAGTGCTCTGCTACGGCACCGCCGTGGTGGTGGAACCCCTGCCCAGCAGCAGCGGCAGCAGCGCGTAG